The region GAAAATCGCTGGCCATCAAGGAACTCACCATCCTCTTCGGCCGATCCGCCGGCGGCGTCGACTTCGAATCGCTCGACGGGAAGCCGACGCAGGTCTTCTTCCTGATTTTGGCGCCCTCGGACAGGAGCGCGACCACCTATCTCGCCATCCTCAGCGAGCTCATCAACCTCGTCCAGAAACCGGACAAGCTCTCGCTGCTCTGCGACTGCACCGATTTCGAGACGCTCACGCAGATCCTCGGAGGGTAACCAGGGTTGAAGGAAGAATACCGCCTCCTCGTCGCGCTGCAGGACCTCGACATCATGATCCGCGAGATGCACGACGCGTCGACCACGCAGGAATTCGAGAACATGGGATTCAAGATTGAAGGCCTCGACGAGCTTACGCAGGCCCGCAGCGACCTGGCCGCGAAGATCCCGACCATGCTGCTCAACCGGTACGAGCGGCTCGCCGGACACTTCAAGGTGGCGATCCTGCCCGTGACGGGCGACAAGTGCCTCGGCTGCTTCGTCAAGCTGCCCACCTCCTTCTTCTCCGCCGCCCTCCGCACCGAACTGCTGACCTGCGAGAACTGCGGCCGGATGCTCTACATCCCCTGAGTTGTCTCCCACATTCTCCTTGCGCTCACGCCGCACCTCGGGTAAAGTAATTTTACCGGTCAAATTTCTTGTCATATCGCGGTGACGTGCGATGCAGAACAACAGTTACGAACAGGGATTCGTCTCCCGGTACGAGACCGGAGCGATCCTCGGCGACTACCCGCCGTGGCGCGGACTCGGCGTGACCGACACCCTGAGCGAGCGGCGGTTCCTCCTCTTCACCCTGCCTCCGCCCGACCACGTCTCGATCTCCGTCGAGGATCTCGCGATGCGCGATTCGCTCTTCGCTCGGGGGGGCGGCGCGATCGAGCCGGTCGTGGGGATACGCCGCAACAATCACAGCATCAACATCCTGCTGCCGCACGCCGAGCTGATTCCCCTCACGAAAGCCCTGCCCTCGATGCGATCGGCGACCGCCGCCCGCCTGCTCCGGCAGCTCGTCGAGGAGGTCCTGGGCCGGCTCGAGAGCGGGCTCACCTTCGACAACCTCGGCCTGGAATCCCTCGTCATCGTCGACGAATCCCTCCGCATCCTGCCGACGGCCTACCTGCTGCCGGCGACGTTGCTCGGCGAGATACTCGGCAGAGCGAACGAGCCGCGCGACCGGGTCGTCGCTGATCTCAAGGCCCTCGCCCGCATCGTCCGGATCGTCGCGCGCTATCTCGACGACGCGGCGGGCGTCGCCTGCCGCGCTGCGGCCAATCGCCTCGCCCGGCTCGGAGACGGCGCGGGACTCGACGAGATCGCCGGCGCGGTCTGCGGACTCGCCGACGCCGTCGGGGCGGAGACCCGTCCAACCGTGTTCGCGGGCCGCCGACCGCGTTTCGAGGCCGTCGGCCCGGCGATGGAGCGTTTCGAGGAGATCGCCCACCGCGCGGCGGCCGGCGAGCGACGGCTCGTCATCGTCCGCGGGAAGCCCGGCTCGGGCAAAAGCCGGTTCGCCTCGGAGGCCGCCCGTCGGCTCGTCGACGAGTGGGGCTTCACACGCGCCTTCCTCCCGGGCGACCAGGCACTCTACCGCACCGTCGAGGAAGCGGAGGCTCCCGAGGACTGCGACGTGGCGATCGTCGACGACCGCCACGGCGACCCCCTTTTGGGCGCCTGGCTCGTCGACCGCGTCGGCGCGGAGATCGACCGCTTCAAGCTCGTCGTCGTCGTGACCGGCGACGACACGGGACCGCTGCTCGCCGACACGCTGCACGACCTCGCCGACCGCAGGGAGATCCCGGTCGACGAGATCGAAATCCCCTCTTTCGACGGGGACGCCGTTCGCCGCATCCTCGGCGACCTCGTGCCCGCCGGGCGGCAGGAGGAGATCCTCGCGGACCTCGACCCGGCCGACCCCCTCTCCCTGCTCGCGACGGTCGCGCGCCTGCGCGCGGCGAAACGAACGGTCGGGGGCCGGGACGCGTCGTCCGTCCTCGACGCGCTCAACGGCGAGGAACGGTCGATCCTCACCTTCCTCTGCGTCTTCTCCTTCGAGATCCCGCTCTCGGTGCTTCTCGACGTCTACGAGGCTGAGGGGGACGGTATCTACGGCGTCCTGCACGAGCTCGTCTCCCTCGGCCTCGTCGAAACGCGCGCCGAGTACTCGGAGATGACCGGCGGCGATCTCGGCCTCGTCTACCGGCCGGCCGGCCGGCTCCTCGCCGGCGAGGTCCTCGAATCGATGCCGGAGGAGCGCCGCACGCAGCTCCACGAGAAGATCGCCCTCTTCCTCCGGGAGACCGGCACGGCGCCGATCGTCTACGGCTATTTCCATCTCGCCCGGGGCGGGCGGCTCCGCGAGGCGGCGCTGAACGGCTACGAGCTCTTCCAGCAGCTCCTCCAGCGCAAGCGGCTGAGCGCGGTGAATTACCTGAACGAGAGCTACATGGCCGCGGGGCTCGACCGGCATCTCCCCCCCGAGCTGCGTCTCAAGCTTCTCCTCGAGATCGGACAGTATTTCGCCCTCATCGGACGGATGGAATCCGCCGAGGCGCTCTACCGCAGCTGCCGGCAGGAGACGGAGGGAACGGCCCTCGCGGGCAACTTCCGCTCGCTCGCCGTCGAGGCGGCGCGGCGCGAATGCGAGATACTCGAGAAGAAGGGGGAATTCCTCAGGGCGGAGACGCTCCTCGAGGAGGCCCTCGAGTTGCACGGCGACCACATCCTCGCGCACGAGCGCTCCAAGCTCTACAACGACCTCGCCTGGGTGCACTATCGCCTCGGGCATTTCGACCGTTCGTGGGAGAACTGCCTGCTCGTCCTCAAGCTCCTCGAGAAGAAGCAGCATCCCTGCGAGGTCGCGCAGGCCTACAACCTCATGGGCGCAATCAACTGGAACCGCAGCAAGTACGAGGAAGCGATCCAGTGCCACAACCGTTGCCTGGCGCTGCGCGAGGAGACGCACGACGACCTGGGCGTTGCGGCGAGCTACAACAACCTCGGCCTCGTCTACCGGTCGATGGGCAAGGTGCAGCAAGCCATCGAGAGCTTCCGGGCGAGCATGGAGATCAAACGGCGCAGCAACAACCTCAACGGCCTCGCCGCGGCCCACCTCAACATCGCCCTCACCTTCCTCGACATGGAGCGCTTCGACGAGGCGGAGGAGAACTGCAGCGCGGCGATCCGGCTCGCCGAGGACACGGGCAACCAGCAGCTCCTCGCCGAGACCTACGGAACGATGGGCGAGACGGCGTTCCGCCGGGGCAATCTCGAGGAGGCGCGAGATTTCTTCTTCCGCGATCTCCACATCTGCCAAAAGACGAGCTCGCTCCGCGAGCAGGCCGTCGTCTTCCGCCGGCTCGGCGAGCTGAGCCTCCGGGAGGGAAAGATCACCGAGACGGCCGAGCTCCTCAACCAGGCGCGGGCGCTGAATCTCCGGATCGGCTCCCGCCTCGAGGCGGCCCTCCTCAACCTCCTCGAGGGACGGATCCAGCTCGCCCGCGGAAAGCGCGCGCAGGGCCGCCAGCTCCTCGAGGGAACGGGCATCGAGCTTTCGCTGCTCGGCCGCAAGGCCGTCGCCGCGTCGATCACCGCGGAGATCGGCGAGATGTGCCTCGAGGAGGGGAACGAGCCGCTGGCGCGCGAGTACCTGATGCGGGCCACCTCGCTCGTCGGCGAGAGCGAGACGGTCCCCCGCC is a window of Candidatus Krumholzibacteriota bacterium DNA encoding:
- a CDS encoding sigma 54-interacting transcriptional regulator, yielding MQNNSYEQGFVSRYETGAILGDYPPWRGLGVTDTLSERRFLLFTLPPPDHVSISVEDLAMRDSLFARGGGAIEPVVGIRRNNHSINILLPHAELIPLTKALPSMRSATAARLLRQLVEEVLGRLESGLTFDNLGLESLVIVDESLRILPTAYLLPATLLGEILGRANEPRDRVVADLKALARIVRIVARYLDDAAGVACRAAANRLARLGDGAGLDEIAGAVCGLADAVGAETRPTVFAGRRPRFEAVGPAMERFEEIAHRAAAGERRLVIVRGKPGSGKSRFASEAARRLVDEWGFTRAFLPGDQALYRTVEEAEAPEDCDVAIVDDRHGDPLLGAWLVDRVGAEIDRFKLVVVVTGDDTGPLLADTLHDLADRREIPVDEIEIPSFDGDAVRRILGDLVPAGRQEEILADLDPADPLSLLATVARLRAAKRTVGGRDASSVLDALNGEERSILTFLCVFSFEIPLSVLLDVYEAEGDGIYGVLHELVSLGLVETRAEYSEMTGGDLGLVYRPAGRLLAGEVLESMPEERRTQLHEKIALFLRETGTAPIVYGYFHLARGGRLREAALNGYELFQQLLQRKRLSAVNYLNESYMAAGLDRHLPPELRLKLLLEIGQYFALIGRMESAEALYRSCRQETEGTALAGNFRSLAVEAARRECEILEKKGEFLRAETLLEEALELHGDHILAHERSKLYNDLAWVHYRLGHFDRSWENCLLVLKLLEKKQHPCEVAQAYNLMGAINWNRSKYEEAIQCHNRCLALREETHDDLGVAASYNNLGLVYRSMGKVQQAIESFRASMEIKRRSNNLNGLAAAHLNIALTFLDMERFDEAEENCSAAIRLAEDTGNQQLLAETYGTMGETAFRRGNLEEARDFFFRDLHICQKTSSLREQAVVFRRLGELSLREGKITETAELLNQARALNLRIGSRLEAALLNLLEGRIQLARGKRAQGRQLLEGTGIELSLLGRKAVAASITAEIGEMCLEEGNEPLAREYLMRATSLVGESETVPRRIQEFREAIERRSPLSVGQIDDDSSRLRILCWVISLMRTIHDAASLHETITETVRMITGMERAALILQDEGGDSFRIVAATGGFDEGAVLTDRNVTSILKIARQLGYPLDTSRTHIPEGRLTGHFLKAHRSIICIPLWIRDEVTGFLYLDSPKTGLGSSDDDHVFLVAFSQEVALGLERILLAERITEIERRGAAVPPPPAADTAKSRQQDIIIVSPAMRGIVDLIDQVKDMDTTVLLIGPNGTGKDTIAKMVHRASARRDKPFVAINVAAIPHDLLESQLFGHEKGAFTGAHRQKVGHFEVASSGTIFLNEIGDLPLTLQPKLLRVLEEQKFYRVGATREIETHARIIAATNQDLLRLVKEGKFREDLYYRINIFPIRVPSLHERLEDIAPLAEHFLTTFCRLYNIPKKRFSPEAMAYLLAYDWPGNVRELENLVIRLSIKTRSDTILPEHLPEEIIRGTETLIARSEADIETAVARVIEATQSMKGQPILPKLEGIICGKMVEFAGDNKTKAAKLLGISKPTLYAKLKNWEKNR
- a CDS encoding PTS sugar transporter subunit IIA gives rise to the protein MEAEKLITFFEDDLCLFHLRSKKKLSVLQEMVKHLAGTGRISDEAFIMEMLKNRESLGSTGLGDGVAFPHGKSLAIKELTILFGRSAGGVDFESLDGKPTQVFFLILAPSDRSATTYLAILSELINLVQKPDKLSLLCDCTDFETLTQILGG